In the genome of Chrysemys picta bellii isolate R12L10 chromosome 19, ASM1138683v2, whole genome shotgun sequence, one region contains:
- the PIMREG gene encoding protein PIMREG isoform X2: MASVFQSVGATTGWRSHQLLADFENESPVPDKFRKKPSSSSLNTLRMSLRKRMPLKQVEMNLSENPTWESLEAKEKRQTFRAITRTAKNAFGTVSQKIQKSCQNRTQSLIISPAKAPARRSGITCSAKKRSTSPRTPSRKNRPATMSTPLSGPTCTPGSSRRASLSSRSAKSLVGKEWRSFSYWLGKEAVLLRRSRRAAALKSPYSSPMPASRKREFDCELESVSMGIRRLKRLSQVFDDVIVREESDMTVSLIRN; this comes from the exons ATGGCATCTGTGTTCCAAAGTGTCGGGGCTACAACTGGCTGGAGGAGCCACCAGCTACTGGCTGACTTTGAAAATGAGAGTCCAGTGCCTGACAAATTTAGAAAGAAGCCTTCTTCAAGCTCTCTCAATACCCTCCGCATGTCTCTGAGAAAGCGAATGCCCTTAAAGCAAGTGGAGATGAACCTCAGTGAGAATCCAACTTGGGAAAGTCTGGAAGCGAAAGAGAAGCGACAAACCTTCCGGGCTATCACAAGAACAGCAAAAAATGCTTTTGGAACAGTGTCCCAG AAAATACAGAAGTCCTGCCAAAACCGCACGCAATCGCTAATCATCTCTCCAGCTAAAGCCCCTGCAAGGAGAAGTGGCATCACTTGCTCTGCCAAGAAGAGAAGCACTTCACCTCGAACTCCTAGTCGGAAGAATAGGCCGGCCACAATGTCCACCCCTTTGTCTGGTCCCACTTGCACCCCCGGGTCCAGCAGGAGAGCCTCCCTTTCATCCAGATCTGCAAAGAGCTTGGTGGGGAAAGAATGGAGGAGTTTCTCTTACTGGCTTGGAAAAGAAGCTGTCCTTCTCCGGAGATCAAGGAGAGCAGCAGCTCTAAAGAGCCCATATTCATCACCTATGCCTGCCAGCAGAAAGAG AGAGTTTGACTGCGAGTTAGAATCAGTCTCTATGGGAATTCGCCGGCTGAAACGTCTTTCTCAGGTGTTCGATGATGTCATTGTGAGAGAGGAGAG TGATATGACAGTTTCTCTCATTCGTAACTGA
- the PIMREG gene encoding protein PIMREG isoform X1, translated as MASVFQSVGATTGWRSHQLLADFENESPVPDKFRKKPSSSSLNTLRMSLRKRMPLKQVEMNLSENPTWESLEAKEKRQTFRAITRTAKNAFGTVSQKIQKSCQNRTQSLIISPAKAPARRSGITCSAKKRSTSPRTPSRKNRPATMSTPLSGPTCTPGSSRRASLSSRSAKSLVGKEWRSFSYWLGKEAVLLRRSRRAAALKSPYSSPMPASRKREFDCELESVSMGIRRLKRLSQVFDDVIVREEREQAISNYQHLMAQNLRSVHRSRKLSQSAFRRRARRLQHAVGTWTEMALNSINNV; from the exons ATGGCATCTGTGTTCCAAAGTGTCGGGGCTACAACTGGCTGGAGGAGCCACCAGCTACTGGCTGACTTTGAAAATGAGAGTCCAGTGCCTGACAAATTTAGAAAGAAGCCTTCTTCAAGCTCTCTCAATACCCTCCGCATGTCTCTGAGAAAGCGAATGCCCTTAAAGCAAGTGGAGATGAACCTCAGTGAGAATCCAACTTGGGAAAGTCTGGAAGCGAAAGAGAAGCGACAAACCTTCCGGGCTATCACAAGAACAGCAAAAAATGCTTTTGGAACAGTGTCCCAG AAAATACAGAAGTCCTGCCAAAACCGCACGCAATCGCTAATCATCTCTCCAGCTAAAGCCCCTGCAAGGAGAAGTGGCATCACTTGCTCTGCCAAGAAGAGAAGCACTTCACCTCGAACTCCTAGTCGGAAGAATAGGCCGGCCACAATGTCCACCCCTTTGTCTGGTCCCACTTGCACCCCCGGGTCCAGCAGGAGAGCCTCCCTTTCATCCAGATCTGCAAAGAGCTTGGTGGGGAAAGAATGGAGGAGTTTCTCTTACTGGCTTGGAAAAGAAGCTGTCCTTCTCCGGAGATCAAGGAGAGCAGCAGCTCTAAAGAGCCCATATTCATCACCTATGCCTGCCAGCAGAAAGAG AGAGTTTGACTGCGAGTTAGAATCAGTCTCTATGGGAATTCGCCGGCTGAAACGTCTTTCTCAGGTGTTCGATGATGTCATTGTGAGAGAGGAGAG AGAACAAGCGATATCCAATTATCAGcatctaatggcacaaaacttgCGATCTGTGCATCGGTCTCGGAAACTCTCCCAATCTGCTTTCAGACGGCGTGCGAGGAGGCTGCAGCATGCAGTTGGCACTTGGACTGAGATGGCTTTAAACAGTATTAACAACGTGTGA